One window of Podarcis raffonei isolate rPodRaf1 chromosome 15, rPodRaf1.pri, whole genome shotgun sequence genomic DNA carries:
- the RABGEF1 gene encoding rab5 GDP/GTP exchange factor isoform X2: MSLKSERRGIHVDQSELLCKKGCGYYGNPAWQGFCSKCWREEYQKARQKQIQEDWELAERLQREEEEAYASTQHPQGAQSLTFTKFEEKKTNEKSRKVTTVKKFFGASSRPGAKKDVPDTKAPSPSISRQVSIETDRVSKEFIEFLKTYHKSGQEIYKQCKHFLENMHHKRDLSIEEQSEYAQDFYQNLADKLQSRWKVSPEKAEKAMDQIEKYVMTRLYKYVFCPETTEDEKKDLAVQRRIRALHWVTPQMLCVPVNEEIPEVSDVVVKAITDIIEMDSKRVPRDKLACITSCSKHIFTAIRTTKDEPASADDFLPTLIYIVLKGNPPRLQSNIQYITRFCNPSRLMSGEDGYYFTNLCCAVAFIEKLDAQSLNLSEEDFNRYMSGQASPKKQEPESWPADVCVGVRQMYRNLDLLSQLNERQERIVSEAKKLERDLIDWTDGITKEVQEIVEKYPLEIKPPNPALAAIDSENVENDKLPPPLQPQVYAG; encoded by the exons ATGAGCCTGAAGTCGGAACGCCGAGGCATCCACGTGGACCAGTCCGAACTGCTCTGCAAGAAAGGATGCGGTTACTATGGCAACCCGGCTTGGCAGGGCTTCTGCTCCAAGTGCTGGAGGGAGGAGTACCAAAAGGCCAGGCAGAAGCAAATCCAGGAGGACTGGGAGCTGGCTGAGAG GCTTCAgcgtgaggaggaggaggcctacGCAAGCACTCAGCACCCTCAAGGGGCTCAGTCGCTCACGTTCACCAAGTTTGAGGAGAAGAAAACCAACGAGAAATCACGGAAGGTGACGACGGTGAAGAAATTCTTTGGGGCATCATCTCGACCGGGAGCTAAGAAGG ATGTCCCAGACACTAAGGCACCCAGCCCTTCGATCAGCCGGCAAGTCAGCATCGAAACGGACCGAGTGTCCAAGGAGTTCATTGAGTTTCTCAAGACGTACCATAAATCCGGCCAGGAGATCTACAAGCAGTGCAAACACTTTTTGGAAAACATGCATCACAAGCGG GACCTGAGTATTGAGGAACAGTCCGAATACGCCCAGGACTTCTACCAGAACTTGGCAGATAAGTTGCAGAGCCGCTGGAAAG TGTCCCCGGAAAAAGCGGAGAAGGCGATGGACCAGATCGAGAAGTACGTCATGACTCGGCTTTACAAATACGTTTTTTGCCCGGAAACCACGGAGGATGAGAAGAAGGACCTTGCTGTCCAAAGGAGGATCAG AGCTTTGCACTGGGTCACTCCTCAGATGCTCTGTGTTCCTGTCAATGAAGAAATCCCTGAAGTCTCCGACGTGGTCGTAAAGGCCATCACAG ACATCATCGAGATGGATTCCAAGCGTGTCCCCCGGGACAAGCTGGCCTGCATCACCAGCTGCAGCAAACACATCTTCACTGCCATCCGGACCACGAAGGACGAGCCGGCTTCGGCCGATGACTTCCTGCCCACCCTCATCTACATTGTCCTGAAGGGGAACCCTCCTCGCCTCCAGTCCAACATCCAGTATATCACCCGGTTCTGCAACCCCAGCCGGCTGATGTCTGGTGAAGATGGTTACTACTTTACGAACCTG TGCTGTGCCGTCGCCTTCATAGAGAAGCTGGATGCCCAGTCCCTCAACCTGAGTGAGGAAGACTTCAACCGCTACATGTCCGGCCAAGCGTCCCCGAAAAAGCAGGAGCCGGAGAGCTGGCCGGCCGACGTCTGCGTAGGAGTCCGGCAGATGTACAGGAACCTTGACCTCCTCTCCCAGCTTAACGAGCGGCAGGAGAGGATTGTGAGCGAAGCCAAAAAACTTGAGCGGGACCTCATTGACTGGACTGACGGGATCACCAAGGAGGTCCAGGAGATCGTGGAGAAGTATCCCTTGGAAATCAAGCCCCCCAATCCGGCCTTGGCTGCCATTGACTCTGAAAACGTGGAGAATGACAAGCTGCCACCTCCATTGCAGCCCCAGGTTTACGCTGGGTGA
- the RABGEF1 gene encoding rab5 GDP/GTP exchange factor isoform X1 translates to MSLKSERRGIHVDQSELLCKKGCGYYGNPAWQGFCSKCWREEYQKARQKQIQEDWELAERLQREEEEAYASTQHPQGAQSLTFTKFEEKKTNEKSRKVTTVKKFFGASSRPGAKKVLVGKRRDVPDTKAPSPSISRQVSIETDRVSKEFIEFLKTYHKSGQEIYKQCKHFLENMHHKRDLSIEEQSEYAQDFYQNLADKLQSRWKVSPEKAEKAMDQIEKYVMTRLYKYVFCPETTEDEKKDLAVQRRIRALHWVTPQMLCVPVNEEIPEVSDVVVKAITDIIEMDSKRVPRDKLACITSCSKHIFTAIRTTKDEPASADDFLPTLIYIVLKGNPPRLQSNIQYITRFCNPSRLMSGEDGYYFTNLCCAVAFIEKLDAQSLNLSEEDFNRYMSGQASPKKQEPESWPADVCVGVRQMYRNLDLLSQLNERQERIVSEAKKLERDLIDWTDGITKEVQEIVEKYPLEIKPPNPALAAIDSENVENDKLPPPLQPQVYAG, encoded by the exons ATGAGCCTGAAGTCGGAACGCCGAGGCATCCACGTGGACCAGTCCGAACTGCTCTGCAAGAAAGGATGCGGTTACTATGGCAACCCGGCTTGGCAGGGCTTCTGCTCCAAGTGCTGGAGGGAGGAGTACCAAAAGGCCAGGCAGAAGCAAATCCAGGAGGACTGGGAGCTGGCTGAGAG GCTTCAgcgtgaggaggaggaggcctacGCAAGCACTCAGCACCCTCAAGGGGCTCAGTCGCTCACGTTCACCAAGTTTGAGGAGAAGAAAACCAACGAGAAATCACGGAAGGTGACGACGGTGAAGAAATTCTTTGGGGCATCATCTCGACCGGGAGCTAAGAAGG TCCTGGTTGGCAAACGGAGAG ATGTCCCAGACACTAAGGCACCCAGCCCTTCGATCAGCCGGCAAGTCAGCATCGAAACGGACCGAGTGTCCAAGGAGTTCATTGAGTTTCTCAAGACGTACCATAAATCCGGCCAGGAGATCTACAAGCAGTGCAAACACTTTTTGGAAAACATGCATCACAAGCGG GACCTGAGTATTGAGGAACAGTCCGAATACGCCCAGGACTTCTACCAGAACTTGGCAGATAAGTTGCAGAGCCGCTGGAAAG TGTCCCCGGAAAAAGCGGAGAAGGCGATGGACCAGATCGAGAAGTACGTCATGACTCGGCTTTACAAATACGTTTTTTGCCCGGAAACCACGGAGGATGAGAAGAAGGACCTTGCTGTCCAAAGGAGGATCAG AGCTTTGCACTGGGTCACTCCTCAGATGCTCTGTGTTCCTGTCAATGAAGAAATCCCTGAAGTCTCCGACGTGGTCGTAAAGGCCATCACAG ACATCATCGAGATGGATTCCAAGCGTGTCCCCCGGGACAAGCTGGCCTGCATCACCAGCTGCAGCAAACACATCTTCACTGCCATCCGGACCACGAAGGACGAGCCGGCTTCGGCCGATGACTTCCTGCCCACCCTCATCTACATTGTCCTGAAGGGGAACCCTCCTCGCCTCCAGTCCAACATCCAGTATATCACCCGGTTCTGCAACCCCAGCCGGCTGATGTCTGGTGAAGATGGTTACTACTTTACGAACCTG TGCTGTGCCGTCGCCTTCATAGAGAAGCTGGATGCCCAGTCCCTCAACCTGAGTGAGGAAGACTTCAACCGCTACATGTCCGGCCAAGCGTCCCCGAAAAAGCAGGAGCCGGAGAGCTGGCCGGCCGACGTCTGCGTAGGAGTCCGGCAGATGTACAGGAACCTTGACCTCCTCTCCCAGCTTAACGAGCGGCAGGAGAGGATTGTGAGCGAAGCCAAAAAACTTGAGCGGGACCTCATTGACTGGACTGACGGGATCACCAAGGAGGTCCAGGAGATCGTGGAGAAGTATCCCTTGGAAATCAAGCCCCCCAATCCGGCCTTGGCTGCCATTGACTCTGAAAACGTGGAGAATGACAAGCTGCCACCTCCATTGCAGCCCCAGGTTTACGCTGGGTGA